The following nucleotide sequence is from Mucilaginibacter sp. cycad4.
CATGTTATTTACAATATGCCAGTTGGTAATATCATCATCCATCGGCTTAACAAAACTTACTACTTCGGCTCCCGAATACAGGGCTTCAAGGCAAACAGCGCCGAAACCTTCGTATTCCGAAGGGTGAAATAACACTCTTGAGCGCTGCATCATTTTAAGCACTTCGTGATGCTGTAATTCGCCTGCAAGGGTTATGTTACTTTCAAGTTGCTTTGCTTTGATTTGGCCTAATAATTTTTCCTTTTCCGGGCCATCGCCGCATATTACCGTTTTTATATCCGGATAATATTGCTTCAGCATGGCAACAGCTTCAATAAACAGGTGAAACTGTTTCAAGGGAATAAGTGATCCCGCCCCTAAAATATCAATGTCATTTTCGGCAGATAAAACATCAAATAATGAGGTATCAATCCCCACCGGGATAATATTAAGTGGTTTCACATGGTAGTTTTTGATGAACTCCCGTACTATAAAATCCGACAGCGCTATCAGCTCATCTCCTTTTGGCTTTATCCACTTAGCATATTTGTTCCCCGCTTTAGCATCCTGCCCAAGCATCCAGCAGCGGTGCTTAATATTTTTTATCCGGGCGAAATAATGGCCAACCAAAGCGCATTCGCCAAGCCAAAAGCTTAATAAGCCCACTATTTGGTATTGTCTGTTTAAATGCCCTAAAGTTTGCCATACTTTTAGCCAGGTATTCAGCCTGAATAATTTACCACGGCCCCTTCCTCCAAAACTGACCACCCTTACACCATGCCAATCATATTCCGCGGCAGAAAAAGGGTATTGAAAACTTAGCACGATGATATTCAGTTCCTGATTTTCGGCCTTTAACGCCCGTACAAAAACCTGCTGAGGCGGTAAACAGGTAGTATCGGCTTCATTTTCGGGAAAACCGGGGCTTAGGATAAGCAATGTTTTTTTACGGTTATCCATTGGGCGAGATCACTTTATTACAGATAGCCAGGCTGGCTTTGTTATGGGTGATCAGGATGATCATTTTTCCCTGCCGGGCCAGTTGCTGCAATTTGGTTAAAAGCTCATTTTCGGCATCTGCATCCATTTCACTGAACGGCTCATCTAAAATTAACAGATCGTGATTATGATAAAGCGCCCGGGCCAGCATGATCCTTTGGCGCTGACCGCCGCTAATGTTTTTACCATTTTCGGTAATAACTTTAGCTGTGCCTTCGGGGTACCCTGCAATCAGCTTATTTAGGCCGCAAAACTCCAGTACACTCATCAGCTTTTGCTCGTCCGCAGTTTTATCATCAAGCATTATGTTTTTCAGGATGGTATCATATATAAAAAAAGGTTGTTGTTTAACCAGGGAGATATTTTTACGGTAAAGCCGGCGCATTGGCGTAGCAGCAATTTTATTGTTGATATAAATGCCCCCCTTCTCCGGCTCTAAAAAACCGGTTAACAGGTTAATGATGGTTGTTTTCCCCCTGCCCGAGTTCCCCGAAATACCCATAATATCACCAGGAGTCATCTCAAAATAAAGCTGATCCAAAACAGTTTTGTCCGGGTAGCTGAAACTTACTTTTTCAAATTTCAATGACCAAATCTGTTCGTCAACAACTTCATTAACCCGGGGTTCATCATTTTGTTCAACAACCAGGTCGGCCAGGATAAATTCATAGGTTTTCATTTGCCCGCCGCTGTTCAGGATCTTTACAATACCGGGGATGATTTTGTACGCGGCCGCCACAAAAATACCGATGGTGAGGATACTAACCACAGGAGTATCGCCCATTAATTTATTTACAGCGATGAGGATAAAAAAACCCAGAACGGCAAATACTTCCATTAAACGTGAAGGCAGGTTTTGCCAGGTTTGCTGTGAAGCTATATTTTGGTTTAACTGTAGTTGGTAGCCAAAAAACCGACGACTAAAGAAATCGTTTTTTTGATAAATATTACTTTCTACATAACCAGATAAGGATTCGTTTAAATGCTGAAGCGTTTTTTCGCTCACGATTTTGATCTGCCCCCGGATGGATTTTAGCCTGGTTTTGATGAACCAGCCCAAAACCGCGACAGGCGGCAGCAGCAACACAAACAGCAAAACAAACAAGGCTGGGTGATAGAACATAATAGCCCCAATAGTAAAAAAGATCAATACCGTTTGAGATACTATTTGCTGAAAATTGGTGAGTATGTAATGGCCAAACTCGATAGGCTGCTGGCTAATTCGCCGGGTATGGACAGATGAATCAACGTGAATAAACTGATCAAAATCTGCATCAAGATAATTCCTGATATTACGTTCGGATAGCCTTGACGCCACCTTGTAAAAGAAATGCTGCTGCGCATTTTGCGCAAAGAAACCGATACAGTTTTTCATCGCAAAAAGCACCAGGAAAATACCAATAAGCCACAATGATTTTTTATTCGCGAGGCCGGCCGGTAAAAAATGATAATTGTTCGCCAATCCCTGCTGCGTATAAAAATTAACCATTAACAGCAGCAAGCCTAAAAAAGCAACATCCAGCATGGCGATAACAATATCGGCAATAATTAACCTGACAAGCCTTGCTTTTTCATGTTGGTTCAGGATAAGCAGAATACCTTTTAAAATTTGCTTCAAGGGGATATTAATAACAAAGCCAGGTTCATCACTGGCTTCATTTTAAATTACGTTTTTTTTGGTTTAATGGTTGCTTTGTGAATTTGAAGATACAAGACCTGAAACCGTTATTTTAATACGTTGCCCTGATAAATTATGGGTATAGTTTAATATTCTGTGTAAAATTGTTAAATTTCGGCTTCGCATTTATAAAAGATGTAAAACAACCTTCATGAGTTTAGAACCTTTCCTTGCCGTATTTGTGATCACCCAATACAGGAGACATTTGAAAAATGATGACCTGCTAACCAAATGGAACAAATACCTTAACATTGGTTACTATATAGCCATTGCTATTTTCATATTTGATGTAAGCTTTGATCATGCGCACAAGTTGGCTATTGTTGTTGCCCACTTGTATTTTTTGGGTGTTGTAGTGGCGCCTTATTATATCGATGATCTGAAATCCGGCAAGCAACTTGCTTTTGCCTTGATCCCTTATGCTATCGCAGGGCTAATACAGGATGTGTTGGAAAAATGGTTCCCTAATTTTTATGATAACCATGATAATACCATACAAAGCCTGGTAGTATTTTCCTTAATCTGGGCATTTTCACTTTGGCTCATCAGCAGGAAACAAACTAAGGCCCTCGAAAATGAGCGTAAACAACGTTTTGCCGAGCAGGAACAAAACCGCATGATGGCCGCCATGAAGGTAAACCTTGAAAGTGAGGTTCGTGAGCGCACAGCTGAGCTTATTCGCCAAACAGAAGAATTACAGCAGGCGCTGTCCGAACTTAAAAGCACCCAGGCGCAACTGATCCAATCAGAAAAAATGGCTTCACTGGGCGAGCTTACCGCTGGTATCGCCCACGAGATCCAGAACCCGCTGAACTTTGTAAACAACTTTAGCGAGGTGAGTATCGAACTGCTTGAAGAACTAAAGGACGAAGTGCTTGATAAACTGCCCGACGAAGTAAAGGAAGATGCCGGCGATATCATTAACGACATCACCCAAAACCTGAGCAAAATAAACCAGCACGGCAAGCGTGCCGACGCCATTGTTAAAGGGATGCTTCAACATTCGCGGGCTACAACCGGTAAAAAAGAGCCCACAGATATCAACGCCCTTGCCGATGAATACCTGCGACTAAGCTATCATGGCCTGCGTGCTAAGGATAAATCATTTAATGCCGGCATGAAAACCAGCTTTGATCCAGATCTGGGTAAAATAGAAGCTATTCCGCAGGACCTGGGCCGCGTACTGCTTAACCTGTTCAATAATTCGTTTTACTCGGTTACCGAAAAGAAACGGGTTTTGGGCGAGGGCTATGAGCCAACAGTAACCGTTAATACCCAAAAGGTTCGGTCGGCATCAGGTGTCAATATGGTGCAAATTACGGTGGAAGATAATGGTACGGGCATCCCTCAAAAAGTTCTGGATAAAATTTACCAACCCTTTTTTACTACCAAACCTACCGGTCAGGGAACCGGCCTCGGGCTTTCCATGAGCTATGATATTATTACCAAGGGGCATGGTGGTGAACTTAAAGTTGAAACTGCCGAAGGCGAATTTGCCCGCTTTGTGATCTGTATACCTGTTGGCAATGTTGCCTAAAGTTAAACGCCCGTAATTTTGCGTTTAACCCCCAATAAAACCTAACAAACGTTTAACTTTGAAAAGCTATGAAAATACTTGTTGTTGATGATGAGGCAGATGTACAACCCTTATTTTTACAACGTTTCCGGAAAGAGATTAAAAGCGGTGAAATAGAGTTCAATTTCGCACTATCAGGTGAAGAGGCACTTCATTTTTTGGAGGACCATCACTCGCAGGTAATACTAATTTTATCTGATATCAATATGCCGGGTATGAGCGGGCTTGAACTATTGCGCAACATCAGGCAGCATTATGAAAAACCACCGCCGGTAGTGATGATGATCACCGCATACGGCGATGATGAAAACTATAAACAATCAATGGAGCTTGGAGCCAATGACTTTTTAACCAAACCGCTTGATTTTAACAATTTGAAAGACAAACTTAAACACTTAGAACAATAATGGCCAAGATACTGGTAGTAGATGACGAACAGGACCTGGAATTACTGATCAGGCAAAAATTCAGGAAAAAGATACGGGAAGGCGTATATGAATTTGTGTTTGCCCAAAATGGTTTTGAAGCGTTGACCCAGCTAAAGGACCATCCGGATATTGACGTAGTGCTGAGCGATATCAATATGCCCGAGATGGATGGCCTCACGCTGCTTACCAAGCTACCCGATGCCAACCCGATATTAAAAGCGGTGATGGTATCAGCCTATAGCGATATGGATAACATTCGCACGGCTATGAACCGCGGCGCGTTTGATTTTGTATGCAAACCTGTAAATTTTGAAGACCTTGATATTACTATTGAAAAAACGCTTCAACATGTTATCGAGCTCAAAAAAACCATGCAGGCCATTAAGGAAAACAACATCCTGCGCATGTATGTAGATGAGAACGTGCTTAACTTCATGACCCACAAGGAGTTTGAGAACAGTCTTCTGAGTAACGAAACCATTGAAGCTACCGTACTATTTATTGACATTTGCGGTTTTACCGCTATTACCGAGCATGTTGCGGCCAACACCGTTGTAGGGATGATCAATAAGTACTTTGATGTAATGGTGCAGGAGATCATTGCTCAAAATGGCCACATAGATAAATTTATGGGCGATGCCGTAATGGCGGTTTTCCGTGGCGAATACCACCTTGACCGCGCCATTGACGCTGCCCTTGCCGTGCGCGATAAAATGCACGGGGCAGATGAGATCCAGGCCGGTGAAAAAACGTTCAAACCATCTGTTTCTATCGGCATCAATTCGGGCGAAATGATTTCGGGCAATATTGGTTCGGCTACCTTAAAACGCCTGGATTATACGGTTATTGGCGATGCTGTAAACCTGGCCCAGCGCCTCCAAACCGTGGCACAAGCCAACCAAATTATTGTAAGTGCCGATGTATATGAACAGGCTAAAGGCTCCTTCGCGCTCAATAAAATTGGTGAGGTAAGTTTGAAGAATAAGGCTAATCCGGTGGAGATTTACGAGGTAGTGGCTTAGTTTAGTATTAAGTCGAAAGTTTGAGCCGTTGTTGGTGTTGTCACCAACAACATGTGGTATGGTATGCAAAACGGATTTCTCAAACAAAGCAGAATTGTTGGTGACAACACCAACAATGGCAGAGATAACAAACACAGGGCGAGAATCTGCCGTTGTTGGTGTTCTAATCTTTTGCACTTAAGCTGGAAGCTTAAGTAATGCCCACTCCGGGTTATGCTCCGCTAAACCCGAAGTAGTTTTGTTATATAACAGCGATGCCATCCCAAAAGGATGGCATCGCTGTTTTTCGCGGTAAACGACTTATGACTTGCAACTAAATACTTAGAACTTCCAATTAATGATCCCTTACCTTTTTCTTTAACACACCGCCGGCAGCTTCTTTAATACTATTGGTAAAAATAAAAGCTTTGGGATCGATACTGTGCACCAGATTTTTTAATCGGCGCACTTCAAGACGGGTGATCACGGTGAAGATGATATCTACCGGCTGATGAACATCAAAGCTTTCTTTCATGAAACCGCGTTCGCCTTTGTAAATGGTAATACCACGACCAAGTTCCATAACCAGTTTTTCCTTAATGATCTCACTTTGGCCCGAGATGATATTTACTGCGGTGTACTCTTCAAGGCCATCTATCACAAATGTTATTGTTCTTGATGCAGTGTAATAAGTTAAAATAGAATATAATGCTGTTTGTAAACCCAGCTCAACTGCCGCAATAAGAAAGATGATGATATTGATACCTAAAATAATCTCGCTAATGGTGAAACTACTGCGCTTCAAAGTGTATAAAGCTAAAATCTCGATACCATCTAAAGCACAACCTCCGCGAATTGATAAGCCTACCCCCAGGCCCATAAACACGCCACCAAAAATAGACACCAACAGTTTATCCTGAGTTATAACCGGATATTCTATAAATTGCAGGCACAGGCCAAGTCCAATTACACAGGCAAGCGTTTTTAGCGCAAATGATTTATTAACCTGGAACATCCCCATGATAATAAAAGGTATGTTCGCAATAATAATTACATAGGCTATATTAAAATGATAAAGCTCATGAATAAGCAAAGAGATGCCCGTTACCCCGCCATCAAAGAAACTGTTAGGTACCAAAAAACCTTTAAGCGCGAACCCGCAGAATAAAATGCCGATAATTACTGTTACTACGTCTTTTAAAATTTCTTCAATTTTTAAACCCGGTTGTGTCATTAATAGCAGTATTTAAATTTTTGTTGTGATAATTTTCAAATGCTCATTTTTACCTTCAGCCCTGAGCCTAAGCGAGGTTTGGGTGAAATAATGATGGCTTTGCAGAAACTTCACCTGCTGCCTGTCCCACTCCAATTCCGATTCAAGGTGATCTGTAATTACAAGTTCCGAAAATAACCTTTTACTGAGGATAAAAAAATCATTTCGGCCCAAATAATCCAAATCGGCATCACAAATTATCCGGCCCAAATGATTGTGAGGGTTTTGCGGCATTTTGGTTGCCATAATAATATCGCAAACCTGTCCAATTTCATCGCTGGTATAACCAAAAGCCGGCAGGTACTCCCGGGCATTTTTGCAGGAACCTGCCTCATGATTGGCCTGCCCGAACAAAAAACCTGAATCATGATAGTAAGCAGCGGTGAGCAGTAGCTTTAATTCGTGCCCGCTCACTCCCTCGCCTGCAGCAATTTGCTTTGCGGCGGTATAAACATCAAGGGCGTGATCGGCATTGTGGTAATGAAAATGTTCAGGAAGTTCCTTTTTTATTTTGTCGAGGATGAAGGCCCCGGCTTGTTCTACTTGCATTCAGTATTTATAATGGCGCTAATATATTAATTTAAGAAGGATGCGAATATATGGGACGCATAATTGCGTATCCCTTATGCAGGTCAAAATTGCATAATCGAAATAAATATTTGGAGAAGCAATTATACCTCTCTACAGTAAAAGCAAAACCTAACAATTATCTTAGCACAATGAACAGCTGGTTTAAAAACTATAAAGGCATCATTCTACTAATAACAGGTATCATCATTGGCAGCATTGCCGGGGCTGTTTTGGGCGATAAAGTGGGGGTGATCAAACCCATTGGTGATATTTTCCTGAACCTGCTGTTCACTGCCGTTGTGCCGCTGGTTTTCTTTGCTATAGCATCAGCTATTGCTGCGCTGGACAGCTCACAAAGGCTTGGAAAACTCTTAGGCGTAACATCATTGGTGTTTGTATCAACTGTGATAGTAGCTGCTATAGTTACCATTATTGCCATCTGGATCTTCCCTATTCATCAGCACCTGGTAGCCAGCCCTATCACCGAAGCCATCACTAAAAAACCCTTCGGCGATCAGCTAACAAGCCTTTTTACCACCAGCGAATTTTATCAATTGCTATCCCGCAAAAGCATGCTGGCCATGATCATTTTTGCGGTGATCACCGGCTTTGCTACCCTGCATGCAGGCGAAAAAGGTAAAGCGTTTGCCGGCTTTCTGCATAGCGGCAACGAGGTGTTCAAGAATATTTTTAGCCTTATTATGAAAATTGGCCCTATTGGTCTGGGCGCTTATTTTGCCTACCAGGTTGGGGTGTTCGGTCCGCAGTTGTTTGGAGGTTATGCGCGTTCCATGGCCTTATATTATGGCGTAGGCGCTTTTTATTACCTGGCAATATTTAGCTTATATGCCTTTATTGCCGGTGGTGTAAGCGCGTTTAAGCGATACTGGAAAAATAATATTATACCATCGGCTACGGCCGTAGGTACCTGTAGCAGCATTGCTACCATACCGGCAAATTTGGATGCCGCAAAAAAGATGGGAATCTCTGATGCTATTGCTAATATTACTATCCCGCTGGGTGGCACTTTGCATAAAGATGGTTCAAGCATTTCATCTATAGTAAAAATGGCTGTGGTATTTGCGCTGTTTGGTAAAAGCTTTGACAACGCCGAAACTATTATCATAGCCCTTGTCATGACAGTTTTGGTAAGCCTTGTTGAAGGAGGTATACCTAACGGTGGTTACATTGGAGAGCTGCTTTTTATTTCGGCATATGGTTTTCCGCCCGAAGCGCTCCCCCCTGCCATTATCATCGGTACGCTGGTTGACCCGATGGCTACATTGTTGAATGCAACCGGCGATACGGCTGCCGCCATGCTGGTGGCCCGGTTTACCGAAGGAAAGGACTGGATGAAGCCCCCTAACCCCTAAAGGGGGAACTGTAGATGTTTCAATTATTGTTTATAAATTGCCTTAAACCTTTAACACTACCTGTATGCTTCACATTCTTTACATTATAGCCATTATTGCCGAAGCAATGACAGCTGCATTATCAGCCGGGCGGCGGGATATGGACTGGGTTGGTGTTTGTATCATAGCCTGGGTTACAGCATTAGGCGGCGGCACCGTTCGCAATATATTGTTTAATCATTACCCAATGAGCTGGGTTGAACACCCCGAATATTTAGTAATCACTGCAGTAGCAGCGATATTGGCCGCCATTATTGCCCGCCTCATGACCAAAATGAAAACGCTGTTCCTGTACCTGGATGCTTTGGGCCTGGTGGTATTTACCATCATAGGCTGTCAGATAGCTGAACAGATCAGCCTGCCCATTATCATCATTTTGCTAAGCGGCATGATTACCGGCTGTGCCGGCGGCGTACTGCGCGATGTATTATGTAATGAGGTCCCCCTATTGTTCCGCAAAGAAGTTTATGCCAGTGCATCCATTGTTACCGGAGCGTTTTATCTGGGGATTGAACATTTAGGTGCCCCCTCCGGGGTATCCATTGTAATAGCTTGTGCTATTGGCCTGGCCTTGCGTCTGCTCTCTATCAGATACAACTGGCAAATGCCCAAGTTTGTGTACCGGGAAGAATGGCATTAGGCCTGATTTGGGATTTTCGATTTCGGATTTTGCTTTACGTCAGCTGAAAGCTGACATCATGGCTCACCACGGGCTGAAAGCCCGCGGCAGTGATTTTTTTAAAATAGAAAAAGCGAGGTTTTACCTCGCTTTTGCCATTTTGTATCCAAACGTCATCCCGAATTTATTTCGGGATCCCACTTGCTAAGCCTGCATGCATGGTTTACACCCAGCATGTGAGGTGCTGAAACAAGTTCAGCATGACCCATTTTATATTTTATCCACACCATTGTTGCCCCTTTAGGGGGTTAGGAGGCTATTCGGTGCTCAACGAATACGGAACATCGCTCACTTTCACACCTCTCGTTTTATTAGGCTGTGGCGCCATGTTAAAGTTAAGCACCGCACCTTTTTTTAGTTCAGAGTGGCTTAACCAGGTATAATCATATGATTTACCGTTAACAGTTAAGGTATTGATGTATCTATTAGCCAGGCTGTTATTGGCAGCGTTAATTACTACCTTTTTACCATTCTCCAGGTTCAAAGTAATTTTCCTGAACAGCGGCGTGCCTAACACATACTGATCGCTGGCCGGGGTTACCGGGTAAAAACCCATAGCCGAGAACACATACCAGGCTGATGTTTGACCATTGTCCTCATCGCCGCAGTAACCATCAGGTGTAGCTTTATACAGCTTGCTCATCGCATCCCGCACGTGAAACTGGGTTTTCCATGGCTCACCTGCGTAGTTATACAGGTAAATCATGTGCTGAATAGGCTGGTTGCCATGTGCGTACTGCCCCATGTTCATAATCTGCATTTCGCGGATCTCATGGATGGTTTCGCCATAATAACTATCATCAAATACCGGCGGCATGGTAAATACCGAATCTAATTTGGCAATGAATTTTTGCCTGCCGCCCATCAAATCAATCAGTCCCTGCATATCCTGGAAAACGCTCCAGCTGTAATGCCAGCTGTTACCCTCTGTAAAAGCATCCCCCCATTTAAACGGACTGAATGGTTTTTCAAACGTACCATCCTGGTTTTTACCGCGCATCAATTTGGTTTCAGGGTCGAACAGGTTTTTATAGTTCATGGCACGCTTTTTATAAATGCC
It contains:
- a CDS encoding glycosyltransferase, which produces MDNRKKTLLILSPGFPENEADTTCLPPQQVFVRALKAENQELNIIVLSFQYPFSAAEYDWHGVRVVSFGGRGRGKLFRLNTWLKVWQTLGHLNRQYQIVGLLSFWLGECALVGHYFARIKNIKHRCWMLGQDAKAGNKYAKWIKPKGDELIALSDFIVREFIKNYHVKPLNIIPVGIDTSLFDVLSAENDIDILGAGSLIPLKQFHLFIEAVAMLKQYYPDIKTVICGDGPEKEKLLGQIKAKQLESNITLAGELQHHEVLKMMQRSRVLFHPSEYEGFGAVCLEALYSGAEVVSFVKPMDDDITNWHIVNNMEEAWQTIRCILDKPDCGKKNVLAYEIRDNVRRMMEVFEQ
- a CDS encoding ABC transporter ATP-binding protein gives rise to the protein MKQILKGILLILNQHEKARLVRLIIADIVIAMLDVAFLGLLLLMVNFYTQQGLANNYHFLPAGLANKKSLWLIGIFLVLFAMKNCIGFFAQNAQQHFFYKVASRLSERNIRNYLDADFDQFIHVDSSVHTRRISQQPIEFGHYILTNFQQIVSQTVLIFFTIGAIMFYHPALFVLLFVLLLPPVAVLGWFIKTRLKSIRGQIKIVSEKTLQHLNESLSGYVESNIYQKNDFFSRRFFGYQLQLNQNIASQQTWQNLPSRLMEVFAVLGFFILIAVNKLMGDTPVVSILTIGIFVAAAYKIIPGIVKILNSGGQMKTYEFILADLVVEQNDEPRVNEVVDEQIWSLKFEKVSFSYPDKTVLDQLYFEMTPGDIMGISGNSGRGKTTIINLLTGFLEPEKGGIYINNKIAATPMRRLYRKNISLVKQQPFFIYDTILKNIMLDDKTADEQKLMSVLEFCGLNKLIAGYPEGTAKVITENGKNISGGQRQRIMLARALYHNHDLLILDEPFSEMDADAENELLTKLQQLARQGKMIILITHNKASLAICNKVISPNG
- a CDS encoding ATP-binding protein, with protein sequence MSLEPFLAVFVITQYRRHLKNDDLLTKWNKYLNIGYYIAIAIFIFDVSFDHAHKLAIVVAHLYFLGVVVAPYYIDDLKSGKQLAFALIPYAIAGLIQDVLEKWFPNFYDNHDNTIQSLVVFSLIWAFSLWLISRKQTKALENERKQRFAEQEQNRMMAAMKVNLESEVRERTAELIRQTEELQQALSELKSTQAQLIQSEKMASLGELTAGIAHEIQNPLNFVNNFSEVSIELLEELKDEVLDKLPDEVKEDAGDIINDITQNLSKINQHGKRADAIVKGMLQHSRATTGKKEPTDINALADEYLRLSYHGLRAKDKSFNAGMKTSFDPDLGKIEAIPQDLGRVLLNLFNNSFYSVTEKKRVLGEGYEPTVTVNTQKVRSASGVNMVQITVEDNGTGIPQKVLDKIYQPFFTTKPTGQGTGLGLSMSYDIITKGHGGELKVETAEGEFARFVICIPVGNVA
- a CDS encoding response regulator, which encodes MKILVVDDEADVQPLFLQRFRKEIKSGEIEFNFALSGEEALHFLEDHHSQVILILSDINMPGMSGLELLRNIRQHYEKPPPVVMMITAYGDDENYKQSMELGANDFLTKPLDFNNLKDKLKHLEQ
- a CDS encoding response regulator, yielding MAKILVVDDEQDLELLIRQKFRKKIREGVYEFVFAQNGFEALTQLKDHPDIDVVLSDINMPEMDGLTLLTKLPDANPILKAVMVSAYSDMDNIRTAMNRGAFDFVCKPVNFEDLDITIEKTLQHVIELKKTMQAIKENNILRMYVDENVLNFMTHKEFENSLLSNETIEATVLFIDICGFTAITEHVAANTVVGMINKYFDVMVQEIIAQNGHIDKFMGDAVMAVFRGEYHLDRAIDAALAVRDKMHGADEIQAGEKTFKPSVSIGINSGEMISGNIGSATLKRLDYTVIGDAVNLAQRLQTVAQANQIIVSADVYEQAKGSFALNKIGEVSLKNKANPVEIYEVVA
- a CDS encoding YitT family protein, with protein sequence MTQPGLKIEEILKDVVTVIIGILFCGFALKGFLVPNSFFDGGVTGISLLIHELYHFNIAYVIIIANIPFIIMGMFQVNKSFALKTLACVIGLGLCLQFIEYPVITQDKLLVSIFGGVFMGLGVGLSIRGGCALDGIEILALYTLKRSSFTISEIILGINIIIFLIAAVELGLQTALYSILTYYTASRTITFVIDGLEEYTAVNIISGQSEIIKEKLVMELGRGITIYKGERGFMKESFDVHQPVDIIFTVITRLEVRRLKNLVHSIDPKAFIFTNSIKEAAGGVLKKKVRDH
- a CDS encoding HD domain-containing protein, translated to MQVEQAGAFILDKIKKELPEHFHYHNADHALDVYTAAKQIAAGEGVSGHELKLLLTAAYYHDSGFLFGQANHEAGSCKNAREYLPAFGYTSDEIGQVCDIIMATKMPQNPHNHLGRIICDADLDYLGRNDFFILSKRLFSELVITDHLESELEWDRQQVKFLQSHHYFTQTSLRLRAEGKNEHLKIITTKI
- a CDS encoding dicarboxylate/amino acid:cation symporter gives rise to the protein MNSWFKNYKGIILLITGIIIGSIAGAVLGDKVGVIKPIGDIFLNLLFTAVVPLVFFAIASAIAALDSSQRLGKLLGVTSLVFVSTVIVAAIVTIIAIWIFPIHQHLVASPITEAITKKPFGDQLTSLFTTSEFYQLLSRKSMLAMIIFAVITGFATLHAGEKGKAFAGFLHSGNEVFKNIFSLIMKIGPIGLGAYFAYQVGVFGPQLFGGYARSMALYYGVGAFYYLAIFSLYAFIAGGVSAFKRYWKNNIIPSATAVGTCSSIATIPANLDAAKKMGISDAIANITIPLGGTLHKDGSSISSIVKMAVVFALFGKSFDNAETIIIALVMTVLVSLVEGGIPNGGYIGELLFISAYGFPPEALPPAIIIGTLVDPMATLLNATGDTAAAMLVARFTEGKDWMKPPNP
- a CDS encoding trimeric intracellular cation channel family protein; amino-acid sequence: MLHILYIIAIIAEAMTAALSAGRRDMDWVGVCIIAWVTALGGGTVRNILFNHYPMSWVEHPEYLVITAVAAILAAIIARLMTKMKTLFLYLDALGLVVFTIIGCQIAEQISLPIIIILLSGMITGCAGGVLRDVLCNEVPLLFRKEVYASASIVTGAFYLGIEHLGAPSGVSIVIACAIGLALRLLSIRYNWQMPKFVYREEWH